The Streptomyces sp. NBC_01298 genome contains the following window.
CCGGGATCAACCGGGAGGGCGACTGGTTGCCGTAGCCGAGACGCGGGGGAACGATGATCTCGCGTCGACCGCCGACCCTCATCCCCTTCACTCCGCGGTCCCAGCCCTTGATGACCCGGCCGCCGCCCAGGGCGAACTTGAACGGCTCACCCCGGTCCCAGGAGGCATCGAACTCCTTGCCGGACTCGAAGGTCACCCCGACGTAGTGGACCCTGACCACCATGCCCGACTTGACCTCGGGCCCGTCCCCGACGACCAGGTCCCGCATGGTCAGCTCGGCGGGAGCGGCACCCTCCGGAACCTCGACCTCGGGCTTCGTCAGCTCATTCATCGCAGCCTCACACTCTTCAACGGAAGCCCCGCACGGGCCGGCCCGCACACAGGGACACATGGACACCCATGCGGCAGCTGTCCACGCTACCGACATCGCCGACACCAGGAGCACACGGGCGCGGTGGGCGCGGGGCCGTGTGCGGCGGACGCGCGGCCGGGTGGACCGGGAGGAGGAGGGTCCGGCCCGGCAGTACGCCACCATCGGCTCCGGCAGCCCGCCCTCCGGCTCCGGCATCCGCGTCACGACACCTCCTCCACGCCGGCCGTGGCGGATTCCCCGCGCGGGCCGGGCAGGGTGTCGGCGAACGCGGATGCCTGGATCCGGTACGCGGTCCGGAAGTCCCCCGTGCCCGTACCGGCGTTCTCGTCCATGAGCTCGGAAAAGGTCCCGGACTCCGCGAGTCGTCCGTCCTTCATGACGTGGATGACGTCCGCGTGCCGTACGGAGTGCAGCCGGTGGGTGATCAGTACGACGGTCTGGCCGGCCGCGGCCAGGGCCCGGATCTGGTCGAAGACGCGTTGTTCGGCGACGGCGTCGAGGGCGCTCGTCGGCTCGTCGACCACCAGGATCTGAGCGCGTTTGTACCAGGCACGGGCGATCCCGACCATCTGCCACTCGCCGCCGGAGGCTTCCTGGCCACCCCTGTAGCCGCGCCCGAGGAGAGTGGAGAGTTCGCGGCGCAGGCCGGCGATGAACCGGTCGGCGCCGGAGAACGCCGCGGCCTCCCGCACCG
Protein-coding sequences here:
- a CDS encoding FKBP-type peptidyl-prolyl cis-trans isomerase, with product MNELTKPEVEVPEGAAPAELTMRDLVVGDGPEVKSGMVVRVHYVGVTFESGKEFDASWDRGEPFKFALGGGRVIKGWDRGVKGMRVGGRREIIVPPRLGYGNQSPSRLIPAGSTLVFVVDLLDCYSGTTGWSKG